AACCCCAAGTTGGGGATTTGATACGTAAGCCAACCGGGAGGTCGTCGTCAAGGTCGAGTTGGTTTCGCTTTGGCATTCTGGTGAGCAGCTTCTGTTCGCTTTCCAATCTTGTTGCTGTCGATCCCACTtcgttcttttcttcttcctgtgTTCTTGTGTTTGGGCCGCTGTTTTATTAATGCCGGCACGGGGTACAGCGAGAGGATTATTGTTGAAACTGTTCGATCCAGAAACGTAAGATGTTAGCACTCGGTGCTTGTTTGTTGAATCACGCAAGGCACTGTTCATTAGTCTCCAGCAGTGCAATCAAGTCCCAGGTTTTGGATCGTTTGAATCTGCATATTAGTCAAGTAGAATGTTCCAAGCACAACTTCTAGTTCTCCTTTTTTTACTATTCTAATATAATTCTGACTTGATGTTCAGCTAAATCCTTACAAAACACTTTTGCTTTCTATGATTAAAGCATATATTGGGTTTATTTCCTAACAACTTCAGCTTTTAGAATACGTGATATTTGGATATCAGAGCAAATCATGAGTTAGAATACATGATGGATAGATGTTGATGATGCTTAGATCAATCCGATTCGATTCAAGCCCGTCGTGCATAAGAAGTCTGATCTGATTGAAGAGAAGGTtcgaatgtttgcttgataattgAGGAAGCTATCGGACCCTTATTCCATGGTCGACAAATCAAGATGATAAAGTAAGAAGTTCCATCTACTATTCACGTAAGAAGTTCCATCTGACACATAAATGTACTACTTAATGTGGACAACGTTTGTACACATCCAATGTTTTAGTATAGATCTAAACTATATCATAGAAGTGCATAAAGGAGAAGAATTTAGAGGGAAGAAATGGTCATATTTCTTTCTGGCCATATATTACATTGATCCCTAAAGTCTACTTCACCTGGAAGGTAAAAAACTCTATTATGATTCTAATAACTTAAGAGACAGTAAACCAATTGGTAAATAGGTTCAAAGGTCGGTGGGTTGTTTATATATGCAATGTGTCAACATgattcactctctctctctctctctctctctctctctatatatatatatatatatatatatatatatatatatataatcaccgAACATCGTATAGCGACGACTGAGATATAACAGCATAAACATATATCATGACATATTATATTACGTACATTACTGACAGAGGAAGTCACATGACGTTTACCTCAGTCCACCTTCTTATCCGTTAACTATTACTGTTATCCAATAACATCTTGCAACGAGAATAACTATACGTATAGGAAATTACATAATAGAGCAGGACTGATAAGGCTCCTGCCCGACGATGATCTTGCAGCCGCCAACCTCGCAGCCGGGACGGCAGGCAGCGGACGGCGAGGGGTCGTCGCAGACCCAGCCGcaggagcagcagcggcggcacccGCTGCGTGGCTCGAAGCAGGGGCACGGTTGGCGACAGCAGTTGGGCCACCCCTGGGGCGGGAAAACACACACGGGCGGCCTCACCCCGGCCTCCGGGAACGGCCTACATGGTGGCGGTGACGGGACGTCGCAGATCCAGCCGCAGGTGCAGCAGCGGCGGCACCCTTGGCGCGGATCGAAGCAGGGGCACGGCTGTTTGCAGCAGACGGGCCACACCGGGGGCCGGCAAACACACACGGGTGGCGGGCAAACACACACGGGTGGCAGGCAAACACACacgggcggcggcggtggcggtggcggtggcggcggcagctGTGGCGGCGGCGGTTTTACCGGCTCTTTGATATGGACGCCTTTGATCACCTTGCATGCGAGGCAGAGAAGCTCCTTGATGAAGCAGTCAGGGTTGAAGGGGCCGGATACTGTGACGGTGTTCTTCTTCTCGTCAAAGACGATTGATTGGATGTTGAACCATTCTCCAACACATCGACCAATTTCCACAAAAATTTGTCagcaccgagagagagagagagagagagagagagagagagagagagacggtagcTTACTTTGGAGCTCGCACAGAGCTTTCTTGATCTTCCTGGAGCAGGTGCAGCATTGCAGGTCAACCTTGATAATTACCGTGACTATCTGTGCCAAGGCGAGCAAGAGAAGCACATGCAAACAGACATGAATCAGTTTTGGCTTCCATGAACAAAAGTTTCAGCCTTCTTTTTCTTGTGTTGTGGAGCTTTTGACTCAGTAACAGAGTCAAAGAATGTTGAAGAACATCATGTTGAATCCAAAGTCCAAGAAAATCTAAACCGAGCAGAGATTTTTTATCTAAAAGAAGAAGGGTCAAATCCACAAGACCGATCGATATCCTGTTTGTTTTTGGTCATCCGGATTGCATGATGTGAGTTATCCAATTAATAAAGAACACATAAAAGAAAAACACAGCATCAAGTTGACCAACACATAAACATCCATGGCTGACAATAAATTCATCTTTATCCTCACGATTAGCTCACCACAGTGAACACAGatttttaagagagagagagagagagagagagagagagagagagagagagagatgaacaccTCGGCCATCTCTCGAAAGTTTTGAGACCCAAGCTGGTGTAGAAGCGGATAACCAAAGCCTCCCTTTATAGAGGCAGTCGACGGGCCACCAACACAATGACTGATCAAGAATAAAGCTTTTCTCGTATCTACCCTCGCACGATTCATGGCCATGTTTAAAGCACCCTTACCTTCGCGAGTACTGCTTCCGGAGGTTGTTCGAACGTCACGAGTCACACGAAGAAGCCATGTGTGGTGCGGCTGAGCGTTCTCAGTGTGCGTTGTATATGGCACTGTTTATCGAGTCTGGAAAATGAGCCAGtaaagattcagagccaatgtagTTTGAGAGAGATTATTTTCGTGACTCAAACAAATACTCTGGTTTTTCGGGTTGCAGAAGAACAAGTTTACCGTCCCAAGACTGAAAACTCGACATACAGAAGAACAAGtactcaaaaccaatctttcgttcTGTCTTCTTCCTGTGTTCCTTGTGTTTGGGGCGCTGTTTTATTACTGCCGGCACGGGGTACTGGGACAGGATTCTTGTTGAGATAACTCACTACTGTCTCCATTTTGTTCATGGCCTCGCGGCCATTATCACTCGCTACTTGTTTGTTGAATCACAGAAGGCACCGTTCCTTCGTCTCCGGCAGTGCAatcgatactaaattcatctttatCCAGACAACTGGCTCACCACAGTGAAGACAGatctttaagagagagagagagagagagagagagagagagagagagagagagagatgaacaccTCTGCCATCTCTCGAAAGTTATGAGATCCCAGGCTGGGGGAGAAGCGGATAACCAAAGGCCCCCTTTATAGAGGCAGTCGACGAGCCAGGTAAACCGTTTTTTACTATTGTAATATAATTCTATCTTGATGTCCTTTATGACCAGGAGAAAGCGGCTGCCATTGCTTCTAGTTCTCCTTTTTGACTATTCTGATATAATTCTAACTTTTGCTTACAAAACACTGTTGCTTTCTATGATTAAAGCATATATTGGGTTTATTTTCTAACAACTTCAGATTTTAGAATATGTGATCTTTTGCTTATCAGACCAAATCACGGGTTAGAATACATAATAAATATTTGTGATGTCTAGATCAATCCGACTAATATGaaactttgaatatttaaatatttattcgaTAGTTGAGAAAGCCTTGGATGTTTGATCCGTATCAAAAACGAGTTTGGATGAAAAAAAGATTTTTTGTGAAACAGTGATTAATAGTATGACTAAATAATTGTTGTCATTGCCCTTTTAATTCATATGAGATAAGGAAAAACACATGTATTTATGATTTTTCGACTTGTATTCTGCGTGATAAGATCACATTTTATGTTTATCCTCTAAAGTTTTATTTGATTCATTACCTTGGTCCACATACAATGTTTTGGATCTAAACTATATTATTGAAGTGCATTATTGTGCCATGTGACAGTCGACGGCAGATCTTTTATCAAATATGACATCATTTTCATCAATAAAAACAATGTAAGTTTGATTGGCAGCATCGAAGTAAATGCAACCTTATCATTATGGCAGATCTAAACTAGCTTTCTCCTGGATGCTTGTTTTGTGTTTAGTCTGCCTTTTTGCTAATAGAGAATAAAGGAGAGGAATTTAGAGGGAAGCAATGGTCATATTTCTTAGTGATCCTGCCATTCTCAATCTCCAGGAAGCTTTTAGAGTAACATACTTGGAAGTAAATCTGGGGATGCAGAATGTGCCATGGCCTGACCGACCATATCCGTACCAAGGTTGGTAGTGTGGGAGGCCACCGAGCCGAGGATAGAGACAAGAAAAGACGACCAGACGTGTGGTTCACCATTGGCTGCCACCATTGACCGGCAGTCACCGAGCGTTGTCGCTGCCATCGTCTTCACGGTAGGTAATGCAGCTCAATCCCAACCTGCGGTGAGATCATCTTTCTCGTCAATGTCGAGATGGACGGGAAAGTTTATTTTATGAAAGGTTTACTATAATTGAGATGTTCcttcttgtcttttttttttttttctttttaaaagaaTAACAACATATATTAATTTCTTTTTGATAGATTAAGCTGTTGGAATTGATAAATAATTACTCAATTCAATTCttgaaataatataattattttatgatatcttcaagaaaagaaaactatATTCCTTTTGAATCATATCTCAAtcctatttgttataatctttcatGTTGTTGGGGGTTTATAATAAATCTATTCCTTTTTGTGGCTTCGAAATTATCTATCTGTTTTATctctataaattttaatatattttttatttttattttgtatgtATATTAAATTTAGATTACGAGTATGAACCAAAATCTCTATATAAACATCATATTGCGACGACTGAGATATAACAGCATAAACATATATATCATCACATACGTACATTGCTGACAGAGGAAGTCACATGACGTTGACCTCTGTCTGCCTTCTTATCCGTTATCTCTTACCCAATAACATCTTGCAACGAGAATAAGAATACGTATAGGAAACTACATAATAGAGCAGGACTGACAAGGCTCCTGCTCGACGATGATCCTGCAGCCGTCAAACTCGCGACAGGGACGGCAGGCACAGCAGTTGGGCTACCCCGGAGGCGGGAAAACACACACGTCTAAattcacctccacctccaccttaggcggcggcggcggcggtggcggtggtttGTCGGGTTTCGGCTTCGGCTTGATCTGGACACATATGATCACCTTGCAGGCGAGGCAGCGAAGCTTCTTGATGAAGCAGTCAGGGTTGAAGGGGCCGGATACTGTGATGGTGTTCTTCTTCTCGTCGTAGACAATTGATTCGATGTTGAACCGGTCTCCAACACAACGACCAATTTCCACAGAAATTAGTcagcaaaaagagagagagagagggagaaggtAGCTTACTTTGGAGCTTGCACAGAGTTTTCTTGATCTTCTTGGAGCAGGTGCAGCAGTGCAGGTCCACCGTGATAATTACCGTGGCGATCTGTTGTGTCAAGGCGAGCAAGAAAAGCACAAGCAAACAGACATGAATCAGTTTTGGCTTCCATGAACAAAAGTTTCAGCCTTCTTTTTCTTGCACGGTGGAGCTTTTGACTCGGTAGAAAAGTCAATGAATGTCgaagaacataatgttgaatccaAAGTCCAAGAAAATCTAAACCAAGCAGAGAAATTTTATATAAAAGAAGAAGGGTCAAATCCACAAGACCGATCTATTTTTGGTCATCCGGATTGCATGATGTGAGTTATCCAATTAATAAA
Above is a genomic segment from Musa acuminata AAA Group cultivar baxijiao chromosome BXJ3-4, Cavendish_Baxijiao_AAA, whole genome shotgun sequence containing:
- the LOC108952565 gene encoding protein PYRICULARIA ORYZAE RESISTANCE 21, encoding MAEIVTVIIKVDLQCCTCSRKIKKALCELQKWFNIQSIVFDEKKNTVTVSGPFNPDCFIKELLCLACKVIKGVHIKEPVKPPPPQLPPPPPPPPPPPVCVCLPPVCVCPPPVCVCRPPVWPVCCKQPCPCFDPRQGCRRCCTCGWICDVPSPPPCRPFPEAGVRPPVCVFPPQGWPNCCRQPCPCFEPRSGCRRCCSCGWVCDDPSPSAACRPGCEVGGCKIIVGQEPYQSCSIM
- the LOC135636308 gene encoding protein PYRICULARIA ORYZAE RESISTANCE 21-like, producing the protein MEQVIRTPVIRTIKSGGEEGRKGNLSDYVKGLSSSSLYLARFDRSKRCDLHQIATVIITVDLHCCTCSKKIKKTLCKLQNRFNIESIVYDEKKNTITVSGPFNPDCFIKKLRCLACKVIICVQIKPKPKPDKPPPPPPPPPKVEVEVNLDVCVFPPPG